Proteins encoded in a region of the Babesia bovis T2Bo chromosome 4 map unlocalized Chr4_2, whole genome shotgun sequence genome:
- a CDS encoding MORN repeat family protein, with product MKRKDSKTTGTRMAASYMEQFQAPLSMVPETDLRANSYTGQVKDGLFHGVGIFYYGDNERYEGNFVYGKREGKGKFFYTDGAVYDGDWVDDKIKGHGVAHFASGNVYEGHWDNGRINGYGTLKYVNGDVYEGEWMDGAMHGQGTYKYAEGDIYVGEWRNDKRHGKGILNYMSPKGEVLESYDGDWVDNAMSGKGKYQYSDGAVYEGDWYNGKMHGSGQYVFPNGNKYDGEWVNDHKEGYGTLTYATGEKYDGYWVNDKAHGHGSFIYPSNDKYIGEWQNSKKHGTGELIYVNGDRFKGTWVDDDATGFGVFEYANGNRYEGEWLMNKRHGRATFYCQEDGSTYNGEYANNRKEGFGTLKLGLGHVIHGLWTLGSLATIEKFEISPSSPWSDPDL from the exons ATGAAGCGTAAAGATAGCAAAACAACTGGAACAAGAATGGCAGCATCCTATATGGAGCAGTTCCAGGCACCATTGTCCATGGTGCCAGAAACAGATTTACGTGCAAACTCTTACACGGGTCAAGTTAAAGATGGTCTTTTTCATGGAGTGGGTATATTTTATTATGGTGACAATGAGAGGTACGAGGGTAACTTTGTTTACGGTAAGAGAGAAGGCAAAGGCAAGTTCTTCTATACCGATGGTGCTGTTTATGATGGTGATTGGGTTGATGATAAAATTAAAGGCCATGGAGTAGCCCACTTCGcaagtggcaatgtatacGAAG GACATTGGGATAATGGACGGATTAATGGTTACGGGACGCTAAAGTATGTCAATGGCGACGTATATGAAGGAGAATGGATGGACGGGGCTATGCATGGACAAGGAACATATAAATATGCGGAGGGTGATATTTACGTGGGAGAATGGCGAAATGACAAACGGCATGGTAAAGGTATCCTGAACTACATGTCGCCCAAGGGGGAAGTTCTTGAATCCTATGATGGCGACTGGGTTGATAATGCGATGAGTGGGAAGGgcaaatatcaatattcGGACGGTGCCGTCTATGAAG GTGATTGGTACAATGGGAAGATGCATGGAAGTGGGCAATATGTCTTTCCCAATGGTAACAAGTACGACGGAGAATGGGTGAATGACCACAAAGAAGG CTATGGGACGCTTACATATGCAACAGGCGAGAAATATGATGGTTATTGGGTAAATGACAAAGCTCATGGTCATGGCAGTTTCATTTATCCCTCCAATGACAAGTACATTGGTGAATGGCAAAACTCCAAGAAACATGGTACTGGTGaattaatatatgtaaatgGGGATCGATTTAAGG GCACATGGgttgatgatgatgccACTGGTTTTGGTGTCTTTGAGTATGCAAACGGGAATCGCTATGAGG GTGAATGGTTAATGAACAAACGTCATGGTAGGGCAACGTTTTATTGTCAAGAAGATGGATCTACCTACAATGGGGAGTATGCTAACAATCGAAAGGAAGGTTTTGGCACACTAAAACTGGGATTAGGTCATGTAATTCATGGTTTGTGGACGCTTGGTTCTTTAGCTACCATTGAAAAGTTTGAAATATCTCCTAGTTCACCTTGGAGTGATCCTGATTTATAA
- a CDS encoding DNA repair helicase (rad3) family protein, which translates to MVRFWLDGIEVFFPYPQIYPEQLAYLRSLKSTLDAQGHAVLEMPTGTGKTVALFSLITSYQLARPEMGRLIYCTRTIPEMEKSLLELKEVIKYRDAELEKDRVAMEASSTSDSTGEPSSQSGSSNTKNRYFLAIGLCSRRNLCINPRVSSCADRTKIDEQCHDLTSVWRRIEYEEGKPPSSDEHVLRFDGTSVQGVPTAPVVHHSRVEELPDIEHYTTMGLCGHYEYLERVWNPTMIPSGVYTLEGLKEYCSNFRHPLSGVSTPICPYFAARRALDIANVVVLNYQYLLDPKVSEAAFSNLYSTLPSSEKKEKDAPQKPAENKAKLPIVVVFDEAHNIDNVCIEAMSVEINDDTLDEAYANLDILAGHVARQREKDERQLLEEYRRLAERIVDSSIDIEGYMSPVLPDDVIQKAIPGNIRRAEHFISFLRTVVGYLKQYLKVQEPRSEGPLMFLHRFEQETGIAYSTLQYTYNRMKSLLNTLSITALGDLSSIQLVADFCTLVGTYTTGFIVIVEPYPQGSLYEPVIQFSCLDASIAMQPVVENFQSVILTSGTISPLEMYPKILNFTPVLTQSLPMSLDRDCLCPLIVAKGANQLQMSTRYELRNDVTVLRNYGTLLIELCKHIPDGVVCFFPSYAYMELIVSHWYECGIIASIMEHKLIFMETKDVVTTTMALHNYRKACDVGRGALFLSICRGKVAEGIDFDRHYGRCVILIGVPFQYTLSRVLKARLDFMRTKYGIMENEFLTFDAMRQAAQCVGRIIRNKSDFGLMVFADSRYSRADKRSKLPPWILKNLEPGNMSLTTESAVTAAKVLLRNIAQDYVSSRLTRFDQDMLNDEAKWWSSVQNVLRLSKY; encoded by the exons ATGGTGCGCTTTTGGCTTGATGGCATTGAAGTGTTCTTTCCTTATCCTCAGATTTACCCTGAACAGTTGGCTTATTTACGTAGTCTTAAGAGTACTTTGGATGCACAAGGCCATGCTGTTTTGGAGATGCCTACTGGAACAG GTAAAACTGTTGCCTTGTTCAGCCTGATTACTAGTTATCAATTGGCCCGGCCAGAAATGGGTCGTTTAATTTATTGTACCCGTACTATTCCAGAAATGGAAAAGTCTCTTCTCGAGTTGAAGGAAGTTATTAAATATCGTGACGCTGAGTTGGAGAAAGACAGAGTTGCTATGGAAGCCAGTAGTACATCGGATTCAACTGGCGAACCATCTTCTCAATCAGGTTCTAGCAATACAAAAAATC GATATTTTCTGGCTATTGGTTTATGTTCACGTCGAAATTTGTGCATAAATCCTAGAGTATCGTCTTGCGCTGATCGAACGAAAATTGATGAGCAGT GTCACGACTTAACGTCTGTATGGCGTCGTATAGAATATGAGGAGGGCAAGCCACCATCTTCTGATGAGCACGTTTTGCGATTTGATGGTACTAGTGTTCAGGGTGTACCTACTGCCCCGGTGGTCCATCACTCTCGGGTTGAGGAGCTACCTGACATTGAGCATTACACTACCATGGGACTATGTGGTCATTATGAATATTTGGAACGTGTTTGGAACCCTACTATGATACCTTCTG GTGTATATACTCTGGAAGGATTGAAGGAATATTGTTCTAACTTCCGGCATCCGCTCAGTGGTGTTTCCACTCCCATTTGCCCTTATTTTGCTGCTAGGAGGGCGCTTGACATTGCCAATGTGGTTGTCCTTAACTATCAGTATTTACTCGACCCCAAAGTTTCTGAGGCTGCCTTTTCGAATCTCTATTCCACATTACCTTCCTCAGAGAAGAAGGAAAAAGATGCTCCACAAAAACCCGCTGAGAATAAGGCGAAACTGCCTATAGTGGTGGTATTCGATGAAGCTCACAATATTGATAATGTCTGCATAGAGGCTATGAGTGTGGAGATTAACGACGACACTTTGGATGAAGCGTATGCCAATTTAGACATACTTGCTGGTCATGTAGCTCGTCAGCGTGAAAAGGATGAGCGTCAATTATTGGAGGAATATCGCAGATTGGCTGAGCGGATTGTTGACAGTTCTATAGACATTGAGGGCTACATGTCTCCTGTATTACCGGATGATGTTATCCAGAAGGCCATACCCGGTAATATACGTCGTGCAGAGCACTttatttcatttttgaGGACTGTTGTTGGATACTTGAAGCAGTATTTAAAGGTGCAGGAACCCAGGTCAGAGGGCCCTCTTATGTTTTTGCACAG GTTTGAACAAGAAACTGGTATTGCTTACAGCACTTTGCAATATACCTACAATCGTATGAAATCTTTGTTGAATACACTTTCGATCACTGCTCTCGGAGATTTATCTTCTATCCAGTTAGTTGCTGATTTCTGTACACTCGTCGGTACCTATACTACTGGATTCATTGTTATCGTCGAGCCATATCCCCAAGGATCGTTATATGAGCCTGTGATTCAATTTAGTTGTTTGGATGCATCTATTGCAATGCAGCCTGTGGTTGAAAACTTCCAGTCTGTTATATTGACATCGGGTACAATATCACCCCTGGAGATGTATCCTAAGATATTGAACTTTACTCCTGTGTTGACTCAATCTTTGCCAATGTCCCTTGATCGGGATTGTCTTTGTCCGTTGATTGTTGCTAAGGGTGCTAACCAGTTACAGATGTCTACTAGGTATGAGCTTCGTAACGATGTAACGGTGTTACGTAACTACGGTACACTTCTGATAGAACTATGTAAGCACATTCCTGATGGCGTCGTATGTTTCTTTCCGAGTTATGCGTATATGGAACTCATTGTATCCCATTGGTATGAATGCGGTATCATCGCATCAATTATGGAGCACAAGCTTATATTTATGGAGACTAAGGATGTTGTGACCACTACCATGGCTTTGCACAACTATAGAAAGGCGTGTGATGTAGGTCGTGGTGCTTTATTTCTTTCCATTTGTCGTGGTAAAGTTGCTGAGGGCATTGATTTTGACCGTCATTATGGTCGTTGTGTCATATTGATTGGTGTTCCATTTCAGTATACCCTCTCCCGTGTTTTAAAGGCACGTTTGGACTTTATGAGG ACTAAATACGGCATAATGGAGAACGAGTTTTTGACATTTGATGCCATGCGCCAGGCTGCGCAATGTGTTGGTCGTATTATTCGTAACAAGAGTGATTTCGGTTTAATGGTCTTTGCTGATTCTCGTTATAGTCGTGCTGACAAGCGTTCTAAGCTACCTCCATGGATTTTGAAGAACTTGGAGCCTGGTAATATGTCATTGACTACTGAGAGTGCTGTTACTGCTGCCAAAGTACTGCTTCGCAACATTGCACAGGACTACGTTTCTAGTCGTTTAACTAGGTTTGACCAGGACATGTTGAATGACGAGGCCAAGTGGTGGTCATCTGTACAGAACGTGCTCCGGTTATCTAAATACTAG
- a CDS encoding UBX domain family protein, protein MGSKYSLVWQLLYRIQDVHVTIVNVLYGLYSALCYILTWCVDRCLSCVGLSSSPFTKYFESKYGQLHPQFYEGSFQSVKANAFHNGKLLAIYLHSDTTRFSSEHFFTNELLTEILDTNYILYVRYGKGPVMRRLIYEFGVQRLPHISIIAMRNLSDYTVIATLEDFSSIDNVISTIASAVESPLRPLSNGDGNLDNDRNLINEQDEALKRAMEADISRMRMNQFESAVHVPNTNCRETVLKNRADTIRRRKSFAEEFSSTVPDGDTKIKVRLPSGSSIESIFRKDDTVGRLYEWVGAAEYFSAGKVKIPYDFDICTMFPSKTLSDRTQTLESANLCPNASLVLISRDDSDEEYI, encoded by the exons ATGGGTTCGAAATATTCTTTAGTTTGGCAGTTACTTTATCGCATACAGGATGTACATGTTACTATTGttaatgtattatatggCTTGTACAGTgcattgtgttatatattgaccTGGTGCGTTGATCGATGTTTAAGTTGTGTTGGATTATCTTCGTCTCCTTTTACAAAGTACTTTGAGAGTAAATATGGTCAATTACATCCTCAATTTTACGAAGGTTCATTTCAATCG GTGAAGGCTAACGCATTTCACAATGGAAAGCTTTTGGCTATATATCTCCATTCCGATACCACTCGTTTTTCCTCTGAGCATTTCTTTACAAACGAGTTACTAACTGAGATATTG GATACAAACTACATTTTATACGTGAGGTATGGCAAGGGTCCTGTGATGCGTCGACTCATTTATGAATTTGGCGTTCAACGCTTGCCTCACATATCAATTATAGCCATGCGAAACCTATCTGACTACACTGTGATCGCTACACTTGAGGACTTTTCGAGTATAGACAATGTGATAAGTACAATAGCTTCTGCAGTAGAGAGTCCATTACGACCACTGAGCAATGGTGACGGTAATCTGGATAATGATCGAAACCTCATAAATGAGCAAGACGAGGCCCTTAAGCGGGCCATGGAGGCTGACATATCTCGAATGCGCATGAATCAATTCGAGAGTGCCGTCCATGTACCAAATACGAACTGTCGCGAGACGGTATTGAAGAACCGTGCGGATACTATCCGCAGGCGCAAGTCATTTGCTGAGGAGTTTTCTAGCACTGTTCCTGATGGTGATACTAAGATTAAGGTACGGCTACCTAGTGGTTCTAGtattgaatctatattTCGTAAGGACGACACCGTCGGTAGGCTCTATGAATGGGTTGGCGCCGCTGAGTATTTTAGCGCCGGAAAGGTTAAAATACCTTATgattttgatatttgtACAATGTTTCCTTCAAAGACATTGTCTGATCGCACGCAAACTTTGGAAAGCGCGAATTTGTGCCCCAACGCATCGTTGGTGCTCATTTCTCGTGACGATTCCGATGAAGAGTATATTTAA
- a CDS encoding U3 small nnucleolar ribonucleoprotein Mpp10 family protein, producing MEKSNSEIPDSTDACVSPSELLQRPWTLFDNTKQCESMLRDKLLEFFKGVVLLKRRRIRIADEVGKKRSTRSAAIKRALALAKADSKRVYNSASTLGVNDLWTYLESELSGDIKLLTEKLEKVLQTQPRGILKSGRGDLQQQGNRNSHISVDDSPLERGMEDVSSSSESMGESDTEEEDYDDDQSDEESEPGWETASAEDEIDGSKDVGTSDESDYESPDDGLDDTSMDKRDKATKDRFFKMEEMEEFANGEIEDEDDFNYFESLGEESDDSKPAVDMMYDDFFKEPSEDGDEAEALHCSRDLEGLDADEREMELLLQRVEEDGESEDEYSDRDESELVDFDHNIDPERERQMDDVDDDDDQISQVEKDLIAEKHWSLMGEASARKRARNSLLDLDLELPQNSAFIHAEAAGEMDGVVEDDTMGLEENQDVPIEIIIQQRIKAEVFDNIERKIAPEDQLEAIERLKQKRNKMNQGAVEIDFNKSKMGLGDVYAQRYQEMFMATDKLDAHKQKLAEDFGKIMFKLDSLCNYHIVPKRVSEAEKNKNVASITVEAPINVVPASRHNDVTDISEGNKLSRTAKKRKFTNKIKALLKSGKATVEDIKRMKQKMVERNRQKIEDMRSVKATGQTKERGAREQKPSGRVKIAELMNRRK from the coding sequence ATGGAGAAGTCCAATTCAGAGATACCTGATTCCACCGATGCGTGCGTATCACCAAGTGAACTGCTCCAAAGGCCGTGGACGCTGTTTGATAATACAAAGCAGTGTGAATCGATGCTACGTGACAAATTGCTTGAGTTTTTCAAGGGAGTTGTTTTGCTCAAACGACGTAGAATCCGTATTGCCGATGAAGTAGGCAAAAAGCGGTCAACCCGTTCCGCTGCTATAAAGCGTGCGTTGGCTTTGGCTAAAGCAGATTCTAAGAGGGTGTACAACTCTGCTTCGACTCTTGGTGTAAATGACCTTTGGACATATTTGGAATCTGAGTTGTCTGGTGACATTAAACTACTCACCGAGAAGCTCGAGAAGGTCTTGCAAACACAACCGCGTGGAATATTGAAAAGCGGACGTGGTGATTTACAACAGCAGGGTAATCGAAATTCACACATCAGTGTTGATGATAGTCCCCTAGAAAGGGGAATGGAGGACGTGAGCTCCTCTTCTGAATCAATGGGTGAAAGTGATACAGAAGAGGAAGACTATGATGATGATCAAAGTGACGAAGAAAGTGAACCCGGTTGGGAGACAGCCAGTGCTGAGGATGAAATAGACGGGTCGAAGGACGTTGGCACATCTGACGAAAGTGATTATGAATCGCCTGACGATGGTCTCGATGACACAAGTATGGATAAACGTGATAAAGCAACAAAAGACCGTTTCTTTAAAATGGAAGAGATGGAAGAATTTGCCAATGGCGAAATTGAAGATGAGGATGACTTTAACTATTTCGAGTCCCTAGGTGAAGAATCTGATGATTCGAAACCGGCTGTCGACATGATGTACGATGACTTCTTCAAGGAACCTAGCGAGGACGGTGATGAAGCAGAGGCTCTGCATTGCTCCCGGGACCTTGAAGGCCTGGATGCGGATGAACGTGAAATGGAGCTTTTGCTCCAGAGAGTTGAAGAGGATGGAGAATCTGAGGATGAATATAGTGACCGTGACGAATCGGAGTTGGTAGACTTTGATCACAACATTGATCCTGAACGAGAAAGGCAGATGGATGATGTTGACGACGACGATGACCAAATATCGCAAGTTGAGAAAGACCTCATTGCTGAGAAGCACTGGAGTTTAATGGGCGAAGCTAGTGCTCGCAAAAGAGCGAGGAACAGTTTGTTAGACCTAGACCTTGAATTGCCACAGAATTCCGCCTTTATACATGCTGAGGCCGCAGGAGAGATGGATGGTGTTGTAGAGGATGATACCATGGGACTTGAGGAGAATCAGGATGTTCCCATAGAAATTATCATACAGCAGCGCATAAAAGCGGAGGTGTTCGACAACATAGAGCGAAAGATTGCACCAGAGGACCAGTTAGAGGCCATTGAGCGGCTTAAGCAAAAGCGTAACAAGATGAATCAGGGAGCGGTAGAAATCGATTTTAACAAAAGCAAAATGGGCCTTGGTGATGTATATGCTCAACGTTACCAAGAAATGTTTATGGCTACAGACAAGTTAGACGCCCATAAACAGAAGCTAGCTGAAGATTTTGGGAAGATTATGTTCAAGTTAGACTCCCTGTGCAACTACCACATTGTACCAAAACGTGTAAGTGAAGCGGAAAAGAATAAGAACGTTGCATCCATTACTGTGGAGGCACCTATAAACGTGGTTCCCGCTAGCCGGCACAATGACGTCACGGACATATCGGAGGGCAACAAGCTTAGCAGAACCGCTAAGAAGCGTAAATTCACGAACAAGATCAAGGCATTGCTAAAGAGCGGTAAAGCAACAGTCGAGGACATTAAACGTATGAAGCAAAAGATGGTCGAGCGCAACCGTCAAAAGATAGAAGACATGCGATCGGTTAAAGCCACTGGTCAAACAAAGGAGCGTGGAGCGAGGGAACAAAAACCGAGCGGTAGAGTGAAAATTGCAGAGCTCATGAACCGGCGTAAATAA
- a CDS encoding putative integral membrane protein, giving the protein MLTSVDFEQSKRTESSDPVVENIFLTGKAWEFLTHKVFENEAGSSFLMAAGAVAIAVLCGRERRAAVLARNIQLGPGASLRTFGHPRYREHIPRNPLMKY; this is encoded by the coding sequence atgTTGACAAGCGTGGATTTCGAACAGTCAAAAAGAACTGAATCCAGCGATCCGGTGGTAGAAAATATCTTCCTTACCGGTAAAGCATGGGAGTTCCTTACCCACAAGGTCTTCGAAAACGAAGCGGGAAGCTCATTCCTCATGGCTGCAGGAGCAGTTGCCATCGCCGTTCTATGCGGACGTGAAAGAAGAGCAGCAGTATTGGCACGAAACATACAGCTAGGCCCAGGAGCAAGTCTTCGCACATTTGGACACCCAAGGTACAGGGAACATATCCCTCGCAACCCACTGATGAAGTACTAA